The window CGACACAGCGAGCGCCATGGTCCGGCTTCTGGCGCGTCTCATTGACGATGCGGGAGTGATCCAGATTCCGGGTATCTACGACGACGTGCCGGAGACATCGCCAGACCTCCGAGCACAACTGGAAGCCCTTCCATTCGACGAACTCGCCTTTCGTGCAGAAGCGGGTCTGTTGACGCTCGGCCCGCTCGCGGGCGAAAGCGACCGGAACATATGGGAGCGACTCTGGTTTCGACCGAGTCTCGCGTTCACGGCGATCGAAGGTGTGCCCCTGGCGGCTGCGGCCAGCCAGCTCATGGACGTCGCGCGAGCGAGGGTCGGGCTGCGGTTGGCACCCGGTCAGGATCCCGAGCGTGCAACGAGATTGCTATGCGAATTTCTACACCGCGATCCCCCGGCCGGTGCGCGTGTGGAGTTGAGTCGCGAAGCGGTGGGTGGCGGCTGGCGCACCGAGCCCAACGGTCCGGCATTCGACGCTGCTCGCCGAGCTCTCGAAGCGGGCTATGGCCGTCCTGCGATTTCGATCGGTTGTGGTGGCTCGATCTCCTTCGTCGGTCCGTTCGCGGAAGTTCTGGGTGGTGCACCGGCACTCCTGCTCGGACTCGAAGATCCGGTCTGCAACGCGCATGGTGAGAACGAAAGCCTGTGCGTAGATGATTTCTACAAAGCCGCGCGCTCGTCCGTTCATCTGCTCGACGAGCTGCGCGGGTTCAAATGAGCGATCCGCTCTCTGGAATGTCGCAGGAACAGGCGGCGTTGGTTCGCGATCAGGTCGGTGCGCTGGCCGAGGTTTCGGGGATCCAGGCAGTCGTTCTGGCGGGTTCATTCGCGCGCGGCCGAGCCCGGACGGATTCCGATATCGATCTCGGGCTCCTGTACAGCGACGAGCAAGCACCCGATCTCGAGATGATTCGCGGTCTCGCGGCGCGCTGGCACGATTCTCCCCGGCCCGTAGTGACCGAACTCTACGAATGGGGCCCCTGGGTGAACGGGGGCGCCTGGCTGACGGTATCGGGACAGAGGGTCGACTGGCTCTATCGCAACCTGGAGCAACTCGAACGTGTAATTGAGGAAGCGGATGCCGGACGCTTCGAGGATCACTATCTGCAGCAAGCTCCGTACGGATTTCTCAGCGTCAACTACCAGGCCGACCTGCTCGCGTGTCGAGTGCTCCACGATCCGCTGGGACGCATCGCTCGCCTCAAGCTGCGGGTGCTGAATTATCCGGAACCGCTACGCGCGAGCATCGTGAGGCAGAGATTGCGCGACGTCGAATTCGGGATCGAGTCGTTCGCTCGCCCGGCGGCGGCCCGCGCAGACGTGTACTACTCAGTCGGGTGCCTCACACGCTGTGCCGCCTTTCTGGTCCAGGCGCTTTTTGCGCTCAATCGCGTGTATCAATCGGATCAAAAGACGGCACTCGACGAGATTGAAGAATTCGATCATCAACCCGCGGATTTTCGGCGCCGCATCGACGACCTGCTAGCCAACCCCGGTGCCGACGCCGAGCATCTGAGCCGTTCGGTCAGGTCCCTGGAGGCGCTGTTTCGCGAAACCGCGTCTCTCTCGGGAGATCTCTATCAGTCCGGGGCCGCTTGAAAACTCCCGACCTGGAACTCGTCCAGTTCAAGTCTTTCGCCTGAATACTCGCGCAACTCCCGATGCGACGATCAACAGGACTGCGCCGAAAGCCGCGCCCGCGATGAAGCGGCGGTTGCTGACGAACATCCAGCCGCGCACCCAGTACATCGGGAGAGGCTTCCGGATGGACGCGGCTCCAAGCACTCCATCGTAGTAGTCGGTCCAATAGTCGGGCCCGTACTGTTCGATCGGATCCAACTCGCGTCCAGCCAGCGACTCCAATTCGAAACGGATTGCGCCCGTCGCGCTCGATTCGAGTCGTACGGCCAGGTCGTTTTCTCTACCGTGCAGCCCGGTCGCGATGTAAGTGATGTTTTGCTCTGGGACTTTCCAGTACAGCGGAGGGAAATGGGTCCTGTCTCCCGAAATCCAGTAGACCGGTTTGTGTTGCGCGAGAGATTCAAGTGCCGGTTGCAGATGCTGCGCGAAAACGCCGCTGCGATAGTCTGCGGGGCGGTTCACACGACTGCGCACGATTTCGAGTCGGGGCTCATCGATCGCCCAGACCAGGTGATGGGTGAGGATCACGACGTTGCGGATCGATGGATCACGCTCAGCTTCGGCGAGGATTCGCAGGAACTCATCGAGGCGATCCTGGGGTAGCGCTTCCCAGTTCAGATTCAGATCGAAGATCGCATAGAGATCTGACCCGATCCTGAGCTGATAGCTGGTCCGGCCGTACTCGCGCTCGAATACTCCCGGTTCGCGCAGGTCGTGATTGCCCGGTGCGATGTAGACCGGGATCTGCAGAGCGTCCGTCATGCGTGCGAAAGCGCTGCGGTGAACCGGTGACAGGATCTGCATCGTGTCGCCCAGAAGGAAAAGGGCTCGGGCGCCACTGCGATTGAAGCGATCCAGGTTCAGCAGCAGAGACGCTACGGGGTAGACCGACGGTCCGTAGGAATGCCCGATCAGCCAGACGGAGTAGGCCTCTCCCTGCGGGACCTGTACCAGTTCCCGCCCGTTGACCGGAGACACCTGAACCGGATCCGCACCCGCGGGAGCGGCCAGGAATGCGATGCATAGAAACAGGATGACGCGTTGCATGCGCAGAAAGCAGATAGCATCGAGTCACCCGGCTCGAAACGGGAGGAGTGCGTGATTTTTTTCCGCCCGTAAACCCGCGCTTTCACTCTTGCCTCAACGAAGGCCTCGAGGTTGCCGATGCCGAGAGATGCATTCGATCTGTGCAGATACGGTATGAGTGAAAGCACCGAAAAACAGGGATCACTATCGCCCCTGGGCGACACCCTGGACGAACTGGCGGATCGCTTCGGTGCGCAGACCGCCCTGGGCTTGTTGGTCCTGGACGCGTCACCGCTGGAAGAGATCGAAAGCCGAAGTGGCCATGAGGCTCATGCCTGTGCTCTGGCGTCACTTGCGGCCGCCGTGGACAAGATCTGTGGCGAACTCTGCGACGGCGCCCAGATGGTCTCTGTGGGTGAACTCGGGCGCAGCGAGCTCTTCGTATCCATCGTCAGACCGACGAATGACATCGATTTCTATCGCGACGAGCTGCCGCGTCTTTCGCATCAGCTCGGCGAGCGACTCGCCCGCCAGGGCCAGCGCATCGTCTACCCCTATCTGCGGAAGCTGCCATCACTGTGGATTGGCCGAGCCTACGTCATGCGCAATCCCCGCATAGGAGCCGTCACGCAGATCCGCGCGGCGATCGACTCCGGTCGTCAAGACGCCGCGCTGAACCGAAGCATCGACATGAGGGAGCGGAGCTTCGAGTTCATGGACGTGCTCGTTTCTGGACGAGTGCGCTCGGTCTACGAGCCGATCGTCGATGCCAAGGGTCTGACCGTGTTCGGTTACGAAGCGCTGGCACGCGGAGAAGAAGGCAGTTCCTTTTCCGGAGCCGCTGAACTTTTCGGGATGGCGGCGCAGGA is drawn from bacterium and contains these coding sequences:
- a CDS encoding DUF4037 domain-containing protein, yielding MSDPLSGMSQEQAALVRDQVGALAEVSGIQAVVLAGSFARGRARTDSDIDLGLLYSDEQAPDLEMIRGLAARWHDSPRPVVTELYEWGPWVNGGAWLTVSGQRVDWLYRNLEQLERVIEEADAGRFEDHYLQQAPYGFLSVNYQADLLACRVLHDPLGRIARLKLRVLNYPEPLRASIVRQRLRDVEFGIESFARPAAARADVYYSVGCLTRCAAFLVQALFALNRVYQSDQKTALDEIEEFDHQPADFRRRIDDLLANPGADAEHLSRSVRSLEALFRETASLSGDLYQSGAA
- a CDS encoding EAL domain-containing protein — protein: MSESTEKQGSLSPLGDTLDELADRFGAQTALGLLVLDASPLEEIESRSGHEAHACALASLAAAVDKICGELCDGAQMVSVGELGRSELFVSIVRPTNDIDFYRDELPRLSHQLGERLARQGQRIVYPYLRKLPSLWIGRAYVMRNPRIGAVTQIRAAIDSGRQDAALNRSIDMRERSFEFMDVLVSGRVRSVYEPIVDAKGLTVFGYEALARGEEGSSFSGAAELFGMAAQENLLFELDCLCRHKALEGAIDFPDGVKLFMNIRPTSIHDPSFQPDALTRTLDECGLSPSDVVFEISEQESIENYEIFREARDAYGRLGFQFALDDTGAGYASLEAVLELSPEFIKVDRAFVKGINEDPARQNMVRAFQRIADDTNAKIIGEGLDTLEELQTLGELGIQFGQGWLFGKPAPLRRSS